A genomic window from Verrucomicrobiota bacterium includes:
- a CDS encoding DUF1080 domain-containing protein, whose translation MNLLLRLGLLISWCGVLRDAPTQAHAAPTAPVPLPGWRIELIAEAPRVQHPSVVCAAPDGRFFVAEDPMDIKAPPDSRQGRILTFFPDGRVTVFATNLHAVFGMQYLEGHLYVLHNPRFTRFRDVHGEGREPFDLIESTLPNPWALDWNDHVPANFRLGLDGRFYVAVGDKGLYQCRGRDGSVVNLKGGGILRMRPDGTELEIFSTGVRNILDMGRDAEDELFTYDNTDEHQWMGRLTHMIDGGFYGYPHDFIPQRPYTLWMMHDFGAGAATGVEVALEDGWPFEFRGHLFQADFGKRQVTRVALERHGATFRVARHQDLFQEIPEDFRPVGIAFSSDGRSLFICDWQHRDVKAQATVGRLWRLVRESPEPAAPRPDWWRPLAMGETRTVPTLELITALTHPSHAVRLTAQRSLSRQGASAADALKSVVLDRNFSPQARIHALWALDTIEHGRVLRSHWTELLHETNAVVARQMARQLGNRRMSEAVPLLSSALVQGRADVSVRFQAATALGRIGSTEAIPFLVESLADGDLFLRHAAFRALQRIGTLHPESWKTIARGFSDAREKVREGVAFAMREVYQAELAKVLLDLASTRVSAPARIESVRLLATLSHQPAPWKGEWWAYHPAKAPTPRKTERWSETPAILEALRKYLDDEEPAIRELAATGLGDARDEASAAELSRLAQSDPEPRVRTAAVAGLLELSSAGTARWITGLLGSTALQESEWLQLIGGVTRQPRAEYREALEAMLDRPAHTDAVRVASTRALGSLGLASSTGTLIRAIQHPREEVRLAAIEALAKAGGSNAIPVLKERFRSGNDRERLAAVNALGQLAHPLAIPPLLEAWAMTEWKTPARLALARFSDIRALPAHLEALASADPALREKVRKSMQPLRASLLQELAPKAGMLSGPVMAELKTIFAGDAAALAHPFFASTPATPGPEEFTKAALAEGGDLLAGQRLFFDESGVACVRCHALAGVGGTAGPDLTLAGSQFSKAQLIESLLDPSRAVREGYQQVIVETRDGEEIAGALKADTGDGVTLVDASGRTHTIPRVNIVNRRTSEKSLMPDGLHAGLGLEEFRDLVAFVASRQTDPRLLRTRESAGTGGMAWLKESSLDGWKNVSGAWSRRDGLLIGEGNGAVLESVKPFAGEEILVEWRLPQPPAWVERQDGLDIRRHLDAGAASLGLGGSGGLRLQLESAPGGSGGLEGLTPPERNADRPLGDWNLTRLLRNGERWTVEVNGDPVVREAAGPSVWRGSAVRLEVRRGGVQIRNVWVR comes from the coding sequence CATCTTGACCTTTTTCCCTGACGGCCGCGTCACGGTGTTCGCCACGAACTTGCACGCGGTGTTCGGCATGCAATATCTGGAAGGACATCTCTACGTCCTCCACAATCCGCGCTTCACCCGTTTCCGCGACGTACATGGGGAGGGACGAGAACCGTTCGACCTCATTGAATCCACGCTGCCCAATCCATGGGCGCTCGATTGGAATGACCACGTGCCCGCCAACTTCAGGCTCGGCCTGGACGGACGTTTCTACGTCGCGGTGGGAGACAAGGGACTCTACCAATGCCGGGGAAGGGATGGTTCGGTGGTGAACCTGAAAGGAGGAGGCATTCTGAGGATGCGTCCGGACGGCACGGAACTGGAAATCTTTTCCACGGGTGTGCGCAACATCCTGGACATGGGCCGCGACGCCGAGGACGAACTGTTCACCTACGACAACACGGACGAGCATCAGTGGATGGGACGCCTGACGCATATGATCGATGGCGGGTTTTATGGATATCCCCACGATTTCATTCCGCAGCGTCCTTACACGCTCTGGATGATGCATGACTTTGGAGCAGGCGCCGCCACGGGAGTGGAGGTGGCCCTCGAGGACGGCTGGCCATTCGAATTCAGGGGCCATCTCTTCCAAGCCGACTTCGGCAAACGCCAGGTCACGCGCGTGGCCCTGGAGCGCCATGGAGCCACGTTTCGAGTCGCGCGACATCAGGATCTCTTCCAGGAAATCCCTGAGGATTTTCGTCCGGTCGGTATCGCGTTTTCCTCCGACGGACGATCTCTTTTCATCTGTGACTGGCAGCACCGCGATGTGAAGGCTCAGGCCACCGTCGGCAGGCTGTGGCGGCTCGTGCGCGAGTCGCCCGAACCCGCCGCTCCCCGGCCGGATTGGTGGCGTCCGCTGGCAATGGGTGAAACCCGGACGGTTCCCACCCTCGAACTGATCACGGCCCTCACCCACCCCTCCCATGCGGTTCGGTTGACCGCACAACGCAGCTTGTCCCGGCAAGGGGCGTCCGCGGCGGACGCGCTTAAGAGCGTGGTGTTGGATCGAAATTTCAGCCCGCAGGCACGGATCCACGCCTTATGGGCGCTGGACACCATCGAACACGGCCGGGTGTTGCGTTCGCATTGGACCGAGCTCCTCCACGAGACCAACGCCGTCGTCGCGCGGCAAATGGCGCGTCAACTGGGGAATCGACGGATGAGCGAAGCGGTTCCCTTGCTCTCGAGTGCGCTGGTCCAAGGCCGTGCCGACGTATCGGTCCGGTTCCAAGCTGCCACGGCGCTGGGCAGAATCGGGTCGACCGAGGCTATTCCGTTCTTGGTGGAATCGCTGGCGGACGGGGACTTGTTCTTGCGACACGCGGCGTTCCGCGCTTTGCAGCGCATCGGGACACTGCATCCTGAGAGTTGGAAGACCATCGCCCGCGGGTTTTCCGATGCTCGGGAAAAGGTCCGTGAAGGCGTTGCGTTCGCGATGCGCGAGGTTTACCAGGCGGAACTGGCCAAGGTGTTGCTCGACTTGGCATCGACCAGGGTCTCCGCGCCCGCGCGAATCGAGTCCGTGCGCCTGCTGGCGACGCTCTCCCATCAGCCGGCGCCCTGGAAAGGCGAATGGTGGGCGTATCATCCGGCGAAGGCGCCCACACCTCGAAAAACGGAGCGCTGGTCGGAAACCCCGGCCATTCTTGAAGCTCTGAGGAAGTATTTAGACGACGAGGAACCCGCAATTCGCGAGCTCGCGGCAACCGGCTTGGGGGACGCGAGGGACGAGGCATCGGCCGCCGAATTGAGCCGGCTCGCCCAGTCCGATCCGGAGCCTAGAGTTCGGACGGCCGCGGTGGCGGGACTGCTCGAATTGAGTTCCGCGGGAACCGCGCGCTGGATCACGGGCCTGTTAGGATCAACTGCATTGCAGGAATCCGAATGGTTGCAATTGATCGGGGGCGTGACCCGTCAACCCCGGGCGGAGTACCGGGAAGCGTTGGAAGCGATGCTGGACCGTCCCGCGCACACAGACGCCGTCCGCGTGGCATCGACCCGCGCCTTGGGGAGTCTCGGCCTGGCATCCTCGACCGGGACCCTCATTCGCGCCATCCAACATCCCCGGGAAGAGGTTCGGCTCGCTGCGATCGAGGCCTTGGCCAAGGCGGGGGGGTCCAACGCGATCCCGGTGCTCAAGGAACGATTTCGTTCCGGCAACGATCGAGAGCGGCTGGCGGCGGTGAACGCACTGGGGCAATTGGCGCATCCGCTGGCAATCCCACCGCTCTTGGAAGCTTGGGCCATGACGGAATGGAAAACGCCCGCCCGGCTGGCCCTGGCCCGCTTTTCCGACATCCGCGCACTGCCCGCGCACCTCGAGGCATTAGCCTCGGCCGATCCCGCCCTGCGGGAAAAAGTCCGCAAGTCGATGCAACCCCTTCGCGCTTCGTTGCTCCAGGAACTCGCGCCGAAAGCGGGAATGCTCTCCGGACCTGTGATGGCCGAACTGAAAACCATCTTTGCCGGAGACGCGGCCGCATTGGCGCATCCTTTCTTTGCTTCGACCCCTGCCACTCCGGGTCCGGAGGAATTTACCAAGGCAGCCTTGGCGGAGGGCGGAGATCTTCTCGCCGGTCAGCGGCTCTTTTTTGACGAGAGTGGCGTCGCCTGTGTCCGGTGCCACGCACTGGCGGGGGTCGGCGGAACGGCAGGACCCGACTTGACGCTGGCCGGATCTCAGTTTTCGAAAGCGCAACTCATCGAAAGCTTGTTGGACCCCAGTCGCGCGGTTCGCGAGGGATACCAACAAGTCATCGTCGAAACCCGGGACGGCGAGGAAATCGCGGGAGCCTTAAAGGCGGATACCGGGGACGGGGTCACGCTCGTCGATGCCTCGGGCCGCACCCACACCATCCCCCGGGTGAACATTGTCAACCGGCGTACCAGTGAAAAATCACTGATGCCCGACGGATTGCATGCCGGGCTTGGCTTGGAGGAATTCCGTGATCTCGTGGCATTCGTGGCCTCGCGCCAAACGGACCCTCGGCTGCTGCGCACCAGAGAGTCTGCGGGGACGGGAGGAATGGCGTGGTTGAAGGAGAGCAGTTTGGATGGGTGGAAGAACGTGTCCGGCGCATGGTCGCGTCGCGACGGGCTCCTGATCGGCGAAGGCAACGGCGCGGTCCTGGAATCCGTGAAACCATTCGCGGGCGAGGAAATCCTCGTTGAATGGAGACTCCCGCAACCTCCGGCCTGGGTTGAACGGCAGGATGGGCTCGACATTCGACGCCACTTGGACGCCGGCGCGGCCAGCTTGGGGTTAGGAGGCAGCGGAGGGCTGCGGCTCCAACTTGAATCCGCTCCCGGCGGCAGTGGCGGACTCGAGGGCTTGACGCCTCCGGAACGGAACGCCGACCGTCCGTTGGGCGACTGGAACCTCACCCGTCTGCTGCGGAACGGAGAACGGTGGACCGTGGAAGTCAATGGTGATCCCGTCGTACGGGAAGCCGCCGGGCCCTCGGTTTGGCGTGGGAGCGCCGTGCGCCTGGAGGTGCGGCGGGGTGGCGTGCAGATTCGGAACGTTTGGGTTCGCTGA